One Bombina bombina isolate aBomBom1 chromosome 5, aBomBom1.pri, whole genome shotgun sequence DNA segment encodes these proteins:
- the LOC128659729 gene encoding oocyte zinc finger protein XlCOF6-like — MNSYVLDNHLNSSYPSITTGSIRMIPQTPKVLDTNDSSQTLEISQQIFEGDGELAGTGQQSICTESNLVIKQEDNMYALSSEMIIPEDKPHTFTEYSKHMKEGKSLKSSQIIHTNKKPFKCTECEKSFTSKGSLKYHKKTHTGEKPFTCNECGKSFTQKSDLKTHEMSHTGEKPFTCTECGKCFGRISHLKTHERIHIGKKPFTCTDCGKCFTDRSNLRRHERMHTGEKPFTCTECGKCFTQINSLKTHEMIHTGEKPFTCTECGKSFTQIRNLKSHERIHTGEKPFTCAECGKGFTLKNDLKTHEMSHTGENPFPCTECGKCFTLKSSLKAHERIHTGEKPFTCTECGKSFTVKSDLKKHERSHTGEKPFTCTECGKCFTQKSSLKTHERIHTGEKPFTCTECGICFTLKSQLKTHERIHTGEKPFTCTECGKGFTLKSDLKTHERIHTGEKLFTCTECGKGFTLKSDLKTHERIHTGEKPFICTECGKSFTVKSDLKRHEMSHTGEKPFTCTKCGKCFTLKSSLKTHERIHTGEKPFTCTECGKCFTLKSQLKTHERIHTGEKPFTCTMCGKGFTLKSDLKTHKRIHTGKKPFTCTDCGKCFTDKSNLRKHERMHTGEKPFTCTKCGKCFTQINSLKTHERIHTGEKPFTCTECGKSFTQIRNLKSHERIHTGEKPFTCTECGKGFTLKSDLKTHERIHMHRVWEMFYTKE, encoded by the coding sequence acaatcacttgaatagttcatatccatccatcactacaggaagcatcagaatgataccgcaaactccaaaagtcttagacactaatgactCTTCACAAACATTGgagatatcacagcagatatttgaAGGAGATGGTGAATTGGctggaactgggcagcaatcaatatgtacagagagtaatttagtcatcaaacaagaggacaacatgtatgccttatctagtgaaatgattatcccagaggataaaccacacacatttactgagtactCAAAACATatgaaagaagggaaaagtcttaaGTCTAGCCAAATTattcatacaaataagaaaccattcaaatgtacagaatgtgagaaaagcttcacATCTAAAGGGAGCCTTAAGTATCATaaaaagacccacacaggggagaaacctttcacatgtaatgagtgtggaaaaagttttacacagaagagtgatctgaaaactcatgaaatgagtcacacaggagaaaagcctttcacatgtacagagtgtggaaaatgttttggaCGAAtaagtcatctgaaaactcatgaaaggattcacatagggaaaaagcctttcacgtgtacagattgtggaaaatgttttacagatagGAGTAATCTGAGAAGACATGAAAGGAtgcacacaggggaaaagcctttcacatgtacagagtgtggaaaatgttttacacaaataaatagtctgaaaactcatgaaatgattcacacaggcgaaaagcctttcacatgtacagagtgtggaaaaagttttacacaaataaggaatctaaaaagtcatgaaaggattcacacaggagaaaaacctttcacatgtgcagagtgtggaaaaggatttacacTAAAGAATGATCTAAAAActcatgaaatgagtcacacaggagaaaaccctttcccatgtacagagtgtggaaaatgttttacactaaagagtagtctgaaagctcatgaaaggattcacacaggagaaaaacctttcacatgtacagagtgtgggaaatcttTTACAGTAAAGAgtgatttgaaaaagcatgaaaggagtcacacaggagaaaaacctttcacatgcacagagtgtgggaaatgttttacacaaaaaagtagtctgaaaactcatgaaaggattcacacaggagaaaaaccttttacATGCACAGAGTGTGGGATATGTTTTACACTAAAGAGTcaactgaaaactcatgaaaggattcacacaggagaaaaacctttcacatgtacagagtgtggaaaaggatttacacTAAAGAGTGatctaaaaactcatgaaaggattcacacaggagaaaaacttttcacatgtacagagtgtggaaaaggatttacacTAAAGAGTGatctaaaaactcatgaaaggattcacacaggagaaaaacctttcatatgtacagagtgtgggaaatcttTTACagtaaagagtgatctgaaaaggcatgaaatgagtcacacaggagaaaaacctttcacatgcacaaagtgtgggaaatgttttacactaaagagtagtctgaaaactcatgaaaggattcacacaggagaaaaacctttcacatgcacagagtgtgggaaatgttttacactaaagagtcaactgaaaactcatgaaaggattcacacaggagaaaaacctttcacatgtacaatgtgtggaaaaggatttacacTAAAGAGTGATCTAAAAACTcataaaaggattcacacagggaaaaagcctttcacgtgtacagattgtggaaaatgttttacagataagagtaatctgagaaaacatgaaaggatgcacacaggggaaaaacctttcacatgtacaaagtgtggaaaatgttttacacaaataaatagtctgaaaactcatgaaaggattcacacaggagaaaagcctttcacgtgtacagagtgtgggaaaagttttacacaaataaggaatctaaaaagtcatgaaaggattcacacaggagaaaaacctttcacatgtacagagtgtggaaaaggatttacacTAAAGAGTGatctaaaaactcatgaaaggattcacatgcacagagtgtgggaaatgttttacactaaagagtag